The sequence below is a genomic window from Lytechinus variegatus isolate NC3 chromosome 3, Lvar_3.0, whole genome shotgun sequence.
CATCATCGCCATGCAGAAATGGTGCACTATGTCGAGACCAAGGAAATGCCTATTCATGCTATTGTCTGGCAGGATTCTATGGTGAAAACTGTCAACATGAATTTGATGAATGTAAAATACTAAAACCCTGCAGGAATGGAGGAACATGCTATGACAGAGTAGCATCCTTTCACTGCGAATGTATGACAGGATTCGGTGGTCCTGACTGCTCCGTTAACCTTGATGAATGTGCAAGCAGCCCGTGTGCGAATGGCGCTCAGTGTATCGATTCGGTTGCTGGTTTTATCTGTCTTTGCAACGAAGGGTTCCGAGGACTTCTTTGCGAGGAAGACGTTGATGAATGTGCAAGCAACCCTTGCGAAAACGGAGCAAGGTGTGTTGACTTGGTAGACTCATACGAATGCCAGTGCCTTCCAGGATATCTTGGAGAGAATTGTCAATTGGAATCAGATGAGTGTGCTAGCAGTCCTTGCTTAAACGGAGGCAGGTGCTTAAATCGAATAAACGAATTTCGATGTAGATGTCCAGCGGGTTACAGTGGAAGCAGGTGTCAGGTCAACGTCGATGAGTGTGAAAGTTTACCATGTTTTAACAATGCCACCTGCACAGACCAAGTTGATGGTTTCCAGTGCCAATGTACACCAGGGTTCACAGGAACAACTTGCAGGATAAATACTGATGAATGTCTCAGCTCTCCTTGTCAGAATGGAGGTCAGTGTATTGATGGTGTAAATGGATATTCATGTGAATGCAGACCAGGTTACTACGGAAAGAACTGTAGAAGAGACATCAATGAATGCGCGAGTGATCCTTGCAAAAACGGAGCGATTTGCCGTAACTTAGTTGACGGCTACGAGTGTGAGTGCATGGTTGGGTATGAAGGGAAACACTGCACAACCAACATCAACGAATGCGCAAGCAATCCCTGTCTTAACAGAGGTTCATGTATAGATCAGATCAACGGATATTTCTGTAGATGTAGGCCAGGGTGGGGTGGGCGGCATTGCGAGATCAATGCCAATGAATGTTCAACGGAACCATGCATGAATGGAGGACGGTGCATTGACGCTGTCAATGGATTCTTCTGCCGTTGTCGACCAGGATTCCGTGGCCGCCGGTGTGAGATCGACAACAACGAATGCGCAAGCAACCCATGTTTGAATGGAATGTGTTTAGATGGGATTAATCGATTTATTTGTCACTGCATACAGGGCTTCACTGGAAAGAATTGtgaaattaatatcaatgaatgtgCATCTCGCCCATGCAAAAATAATGGAATCTGTCGAGATGGTGTGAGTGGATACACTTGCGTTTGCCCAGCAGGCTACGGAGGCAAGGACTGCCACATTAACATCAACGAATGCTCTACTGGTCAGTGTCAGAATGGAGCTACGTGCGAGGATGGAATCCACGGATTTACCTGTCACTGTGCACCTGGATTTGAAGGTATTCTCTGTGAAACGAACATTGATGAATGCACAAGCAGACCTTGCATCAATAATGCAAGATGCATTGATGGGGTCGACAGTTACAGATGCGAATGTTTGATCGGGTACGAAGGATACAACTGTGAAGTCAACATCAATGAATGTGCTTCAAATCCTTGTCGTGGATTGTCCACCTGTGTCGATATGATAAATGCGTTCCGGTGTGACTGTATTGACGGATACTTCGGCAGCTACTGTGAGACTGAAGTCAATGAATGTCTAAGTAACCCTTGCTTGAACGATGGACATTGTGTCAATCGTTTAAATGGTTACAGATGTAGTTGTCAACCAGGATATGAAGGCCCTCACTGCGaatttaatatcaatgaatgtaGCCGTCAAACTTGTCAAAACAACGGCAGATGCATAGATGGCGTTGGCAAGTTCTTTTGCTACTGTCGTTCTGGATTCCGGGGGAAACACTGTGAggaaaatatcaatgaatgcGTGAATCACAAGTGTAAAAATGGCGCAGGTTGCAGAGATGCGTTGAATGGCTATTCTTGCATGTGTACCGAGGGTTATACGGGGATTTTCTGCGAAGAAGACATCGATGAGTGCAATTTAATGA
It includes:
- the LOC121409916 gene encoding fibropellin-1-like: MAKIWMISLLVIFMSIGYVSCEVTVSFRLKAYLNENSRLFDGQCCDNVDRPCSDRCDNSFDLCFGPPGDDIDMANCPYGRLRTGAVFDNQDDFQFPEILSGNIPNPMLIKVREWERGIRVKVGVWDIDLGHEPNSVDFYTRNFAIRPDINLIEAPIFRYTLTGDGYTETKVEIRVYCSEHFYGGSCDVYCNPGETGHYSCNILSGVKECFPGWVGPECDVNVNECASRPCMNGGTCVDLENGYECTCVDGAIGTHCEHNPDDCRGVECLHGGQCIDGYASFTCRCQPGYTGIMCQLNIDECASSPCRNGALCRDQGNAYSCYCLAGFYGENCQHEFDECKILKPCRNGGTCYDRVASFHCECMTGFGGPDCSVNLDECASSPCANGAQCIDSVAGFICLCNEGFRGLLCEEDVDECASNPCENGARCVDLVDSYECQCLPGYLGENCQLESDECASSPCLNGGRCLNRINEFRCRCPAGYSGSRCQVNVDECESLPCFNNATCTDQVDGFQCQCTPGFTGTTCRINTDECLSSPCQNGGQCIDGVNGYSCECRPGYYGKNCRRDINECASDPCKNGAICRNLVDGYECECMVGYEGKHCTTNINECASNPCLNRGSCIDQINGYFCRCRPGWGGRHCEINANECSTEPCMNGGRCIDAVNGFFCRCRPGFRGRRCEIDNNECASNPCLNGMCLDGINRFICHCIQGFTGKNCEININECASRPCKNNGICRDGVSGYTCVCPAGYGGKDCHININECSTGQCQNGATCEDGIHGFTCHCAPGFEGILCETNIDECTSRPCINNARCIDGVDSYRCECLIGYEGYNCEVNINECASNPCRGLSTCVDMINAFRCDCIDGYFGSYCETEVNECLSNPCLNDGHCVNRLNGYRCSCQPGYEGPHCEFNINECSRQTCQNNGRCIDGVGKFFCYCRSGFRGKHCEENINECVNHKCKNGAGCRDALNGYSCMCTEGYTGIFCEEDIDECNLMIEPCPPETPYCKNLIGTYECSNIAPTTIPPPTTTEDPCGSMPCENGATCIFTSEGKRCICPGDFVGENCEISFANTITEVTLENHIDPSLLGIEKRLAELIHTATGKEPHIMVEIDIVNAINGSSSITGMPFTTVAFNMSVFNSTFNEDSLKLALLTLSREEQDIIMSPYKIFNETPVVVEFKNPDRTWSERNWFVIFLLFVLLISAAVFGIWYLDKRYPACEGESRMGKWKRLLNIPQEKTAEKK